A genomic segment from Pangasianodon hypophthalmus isolate fPanHyp1 chromosome 25, fPanHyp1.pri, whole genome shotgun sequence encodes:
- the cep70 gene encoding centrosomal protein of 70 kDa isoform X1 produces MEKQEQMEWDAVNRLLQHHGFKPVRFADPTENKNLADLVLLEKTSSSELRVMLKTMLTDSERRQALIQELIQSNSKLKQEVEQQQARALRQSHRAEELEGVLAGVKVKVQGLEDSIINKAAQQQGQLQQLQQDRRDAEMRCQTLQQQLGEQVSQVCELQKKLHLAAKEEERRASRQKQAFQQLLSRSARLHSPSDQLILDVISVYESQLQQLQDKLKKCRRCSVCKNDSSDSQNTDTSELTSSSYTTLLKSYQEQLKKTKAQREDLQSEIQRLRQDLDSRPSVKELKWCRQQLRRMERLVQHTSFRSVQTETPEDPPSSSTDTQPRVPESQRYITEICSELKLQDVSHVVAAVKARCREADSALRLEKILCDITAILTNPRAPLALLRRPDAATGSELEHIVPTLEMWSQQLSALPDLQRSVSRLAKRLLPWQPEDGACPQSECVKVEDVMLVVDTLLDETAPDDKVLRSPTKPTLQAMVSHFQKLFDVPGLRGVYPRMNEVYTRLAEMNNAMRNLRDILDMDDRAPPSDVVNTVARITTRGGSYQNPHELLGTSDIDSIIVKLKEHEEFFPAFHSLVLELLNTLGAESLDDILPRVRTLKSMTE; encoded by the exons ATGGAGAAG caggaGCAGATGGAGTGGGACGCAGTGAACCGCCTGCTGCAGCACCACGGCTTTAAACCCGTCCGCTTCGCAGATCCCACTGAGAACAAGAACCTGGCAG aCCTGGTGCTGTTGGAGAAGACGTCCTCGTCCGAGCTGCGCGTCATGCTGAAGACGATGCTGACGGACTCGGAGCGGAGACAAGCGCTGATCCAGGAGCTCATCCAATCCAACAGCAAGTTAAa GCAGGAAGTGGAGCAGCAGCAGGCCCGGGCGTTGCGTCAGTCTCACAGAGCAGAGGAGCTGGAGGGCGTGCTGGCGGGGGTAAAGGTCAAAGTTCAGGGTCTGGAGGACTCCATTATCAATAAAGCAGCGCAGCAGCAGGGGCAACtacagcagctgcagcaggacAGGAGAGACGCCGAG atgcgCTGTCAGACTCTGCAGCAGCAGCTCGGTGAGCAGGTGTCTCAGGTGTGTGAGCTGCAGAAGAAACTCCACCTCGCCGCGAAAGAGGAGGAAAGACGCGCGTCTCGCCAGAAACAAGCTTTCCAGCAGCTCCTCAGTCGCTCAGCTCGACTACACTCACCTAGTGATCAgct GATCCTGGACGTTATCAGTGTTTATGAATCTCAGCTGCAGCAGCTGCAGGATAAACTGAA GAAGTGTCGCAGATGCAGCGTGTGTAAGAACGACTCGTCTGACTCTCAGAACACCGACACGTCAGAGCTCACCTCATCCAGCTACACAACCCTGCTcaag TCGTATCAGGAGCAGTTGAAGAAGACTAAAGCGCAGCGTGAAGATCTGCAGTCGGAGATTCAGCGCCTCAGGCAGGACCTGGACTCCAG gccgAGTGTGAAGGAGCTGAAGTGGTGTAGGCAGCAGCTGAGGAGGATGGAGCGTCTCGTCCAACACACCAGCTTCAG GTCTGTGCAGACGGAGACGCCTGAAGATCCTCCGAGCTCCAGCACTGACACACAACCGCGCGTCCCCGAGAGCCAGAGATACATCACG GAGATCTGCTCGGAGCTGAAGCTGCAGGACGTCAGTCACGTCGTGGCTGCTGTTAAAGCGCGCTGCAGAGAGGCCGACTCGGCGCTCCGACTCGAGAAG ATCCTTTGTGACATCACGGCTATCCTGACCAATCCGAGAGCTCCTCTGGCGTTGCTGAGGCGACCTGACGCCGCCACAGGCTCGGAGCTGGAGCACATTGTCCCTACGCTGGAGATGTGGAGCCAGCAGCTGAGCGCTCTGCCC GATCTGCAGCGCTCCGTGAGCAGGCTGGCGAAGAGGCTGTTGCCGTGGCAACCGGAGGACGGAGCGTGTCCTCAGTCCGAGTGCGTGAAGGTGGAGGACGTGATGCTCGTGGTGGACACGCTGCTGGACGAGACCGCTCCGGACGACAag gtgttgcGCAGTCCCACTAAGCCGACCCTGCAGGCGATGGTGTCTCACTTCCAGAAGCTGTTTGACGTTCCGGGTCTGCGCGGCGTTTACCCGAGGATGAACGAGGTTTACACTCGACTGGCGGAGATGAACAACGCCATGAGGAACCTCCGAGACATCCTGGACATGG atgacagagCGCCCCCTAGTGACGTGGTGAACACAGTGGCCAGAATCACAACTCGAGGAGGTTCTTATCAAAACCCACACGAGCTGCTCGGAACCAGTGACAtagacag CATTATAGTGAAGCTGAAGGAACATGAGGAATTCTTTCCTGCGTTTCACTCGCTGGTCCTCGAGCTGCTGAACACTCTCG gtgCTGAGAGTCTGGACGACATTTTACCTCGAGTCAGGACACTGAAATCGATGACAGAGTGA
- the krt97 gene encoding keratin, type I cytoskeletal 19: MTAPWTHLWGWTPKLSRCNELMRPRPLYGLHKAGVGGREHHSSARASAPSLCTSRRSSRTNMSSASLISFSSSRPGGFSSSSLSLSGGAHSKRISGVRAPSVYGGADGRSVRVSTYQQQHYGSHGNLLGSSSFSLDGVALSEKVTMQNLNDRLAAYLEKVRALEKANAQLELKIREWYEKRAPVTHDYSHYLAIINDLRNKIRIASMDNARIVLQIDNAKLAAEDFKLKYENELVLRQSVEADISGLRRVLDDLTMTRSDLEMQIEGLKEELIYMKKNHEEELAALRAQLSSSSVNVEVDAVPQQDLSLILGEIRSQYEAIAEKNRREMEAWYKVKFDDLNKQVKLSTESIETHRSELSELKRTLQALQIELQSQISLKASLEGTLHETENRYSLQLTQLQAVINKLEVELTQMRLDIERQANDYRMLLDIKTRLELEIAEYRRLLDGEDIKKTTVTKVVEVHHPPPKPEPVVTKRVRTVVEEVVDGKVVSRTEDVDVEVLNKK, from the exons ATGACCGCGCCCTGGACGCACCTGTGGGGTTGGACGCCGAAGCTGTCCAGGTGTAATGAGTTAatgaggccacgccccctttatGGGCTACATAAAGCGGGTGTCGGAGGTCGTGAGCATCACTCCTCAGCGCGCGCTTCAGCTCCATCACTCTGCACCAGTAGAAGATCCTCCAGGACAAACATGAGCAGCGCGTCCTTGATCAGCTTCTCGTCCTCGCGCCCCGGCGGCTTCTCGTCCTCGTCGCTGTCTCTGAGCGGAGGCGCGCACAGCAAGCGCATCTCCGGGGTGCGCGCTCCCAGCGTGTACGGCGGCGCGGATGGCCGGAGCGTCCGCGTGTCCACGTACCAGCAGCAGCATTATGGCTCCCACGGCAACCTGCTCGGATCGTCCTCCTTCTCCCTGGACGGAGTGGCGCTCAGCGAGAAGGTCACCATGCAGAACCTGAACGACCGACTGGCCGCCTACCTGGAGAAGGTGCGCGCGCTGGAGAAGGCCAACGCGCAGCTCGAGCTGAAGATCCGCGAGTGGTACGAGAAGCGCGCGCCCGTCACGCACGACTACAGCCACTACTTGGCCATCATCAACGACCTGCGCAACAAG ATCAGGATCGCCAGCATGGACAACGCCAGGATCGTCCTGCAGATCGACAACGCCAAGCTGGCTGCGGAGGACTTCAAGCTCAA gtATGAGAACGAGCTGGTGCTGCGCCAGTCTGTGGAGGCCGATATCTCCGGGCTGCGCCGCGTCCTGGACGATCTCACCATGACCCGCTCGGACCTGGAGATGCAGATCGAAGGCCTCAAGGAGGAGCTGATCTACATGAAGAAGAACCACGAGGAG GAGTTGGCGGCGCTGCGAGCTCAGCTGTCCAGCAGCAGCGTGAACGTAGAGGTGGACGCTGTTCCTCAGCAGGACCTGTCTCTTATCCTCGGCGAGATCCGCTCACAGTACGAGGCCATCGCCGAGAAGAACCGCCGCGAAATGGAGGCCTGGTACAAGGTCAAG TTTGATGACCTGAACAAGCAGGTGAAGTTGAGCACCGAGAGCATCGAAACACACCGCAGTGAGCTCAGCGAGCTCAAGAGAACCCTGCAGGCGCTGCAAATCGAGCTGCAGTCTCAGATTAgcctg aaagcgtCTCTGGAGGGCACGCTGCACGAAACAGAGAACCGCTACAGTCTCCAGCTCACCCAGCTGCAGGCCGTAATCAACAAGCTGGAGGTGGAGCTCACGCAGATGCGCTTGGACATCGAGAGGCAGGCGAACGACTACAGGATGCTGCTGGACATCAAGACCAGACTCGAGCTGGAGATCGCCGAGTACAGACGCCTGCTGGACGGAGAGGACATCAA GAAAACCACGGTGACGAAGGTGGTTGAGGTTCACCACCCTCCCCCAAAAC CCGAGCCCGTGGTGACCAAGCGTGTGCGCACCGTGGTCGAGGAAGTGGTCGATGGCAAGGTCGTGTCTCGCACTGAGGACGTGGACGTCGAGGTCCTGAACAAAAAATAg
- the cep70 gene encoding centrosomal protein of 70 kDa isoform X2, with protein MEKEQMEWDAVNRLLQHHGFKPVRFADPTENKNLADLVLLEKTSSSELRVMLKTMLTDSERRQALIQELIQSNSKLKQEVEQQQARALRQSHRAEELEGVLAGVKVKVQGLEDSIINKAAQQQGQLQQLQQDRRDAEMRCQTLQQQLGEQVSQVCELQKKLHLAAKEEERRASRQKQAFQQLLSRSARLHSPSDQLILDVISVYESQLQQLQDKLKKCRRCSVCKNDSSDSQNTDTSELTSSSYTTLLKSYQEQLKKTKAQREDLQSEIQRLRQDLDSRPSVKELKWCRQQLRRMERLVQHTSFRSVQTETPEDPPSSSTDTQPRVPESQRYITEICSELKLQDVSHVVAAVKARCREADSALRLEKILCDITAILTNPRAPLALLRRPDAATGSELEHIVPTLEMWSQQLSALPDLQRSVSRLAKRLLPWQPEDGACPQSECVKVEDVMLVVDTLLDETAPDDKVLRSPTKPTLQAMVSHFQKLFDVPGLRGVYPRMNEVYTRLAEMNNAMRNLRDILDMDDRAPPSDVVNTVARITTRGGSYQNPHELLGTSDIDSIIVKLKEHEEFFPAFHSLVLELLNTLGAESLDDILPRVRTLKSMTE; from the exons ATGGAGAAG gaGCAGATGGAGTGGGACGCAGTGAACCGCCTGCTGCAGCACCACGGCTTTAAACCCGTCCGCTTCGCAGATCCCACTGAGAACAAGAACCTGGCAG aCCTGGTGCTGTTGGAGAAGACGTCCTCGTCCGAGCTGCGCGTCATGCTGAAGACGATGCTGACGGACTCGGAGCGGAGACAAGCGCTGATCCAGGAGCTCATCCAATCCAACAGCAAGTTAAa GCAGGAAGTGGAGCAGCAGCAGGCCCGGGCGTTGCGTCAGTCTCACAGAGCAGAGGAGCTGGAGGGCGTGCTGGCGGGGGTAAAGGTCAAAGTTCAGGGTCTGGAGGACTCCATTATCAATAAAGCAGCGCAGCAGCAGGGGCAACtacagcagctgcagcaggacAGGAGAGACGCCGAG atgcgCTGTCAGACTCTGCAGCAGCAGCTCGGTGAGCAGGTGTCTCAGGTGTGTGAGCTGCAGAAGAAACTCCACCTCGCCGCGAAAGAGGAGGAAAGACGCGCGTCTCGCCAGAAACAAGCTTTCCAGCAGCTCCTCAGTCGCTCAGCTCGACTACACTCACCTAGTGATCAgct GATCCTGGACGTTATCAGTGTTTATGAATCTCAGCTGCAGCAGCTGCAGGATAAACTGAA GAAGTGTCGCAGATGCAGCGTGTGTAAGAACGACTCGTCTGACTCTCAGAACACCGACACGTCAGAGCTCACCTCATCCAGCTACACAACCCTGCTcaag TCGTATCAGGAGCAGTTGAAGAAGACTAAAGCGCAGCGTGAAGATCTGCAGTCGGAGATTCAGCGCCTCAGGCAGGACCTGGACTCCAG gccgAGTGTGAAGGAGCTGAAGTGGTGTAGGCAGCAGCTGAGGAGGATGGAGCGTCTCGTCCAACACACCAGCTTCAG GTCTGTGCAGACGGAGACGCCTGAAGATCCTCCGAGCTCCAGCACTGACACACAACCGCGCGTCCCCGAGAGCCAGAGATACATCACG GAGATCTGCTCGGAGCTGAAGCTGCAGGACGTCAGTCACGTCGTGGCTGCTGTTAAAGCGCGCTGCAGAGAGGCCGACTCGGCGCTCCGACTCGAGAAG ATCCTTTGTGACATCACGGCTATCCTGACCAATCCGAGAGCTCCTCTGGCGTTGCTGAGGCGACCTGACGCCGCCACAGGCTCGGAGCTGGAGCACATTGTCCCTACGCTGGAGATGTGGAGCCAGCAGCTGAGCGCTCTGCCC GATCTGCAGCGCTCCGTGAGCAGGCTGGCGAAGAGGCTGTTGCCGTGGCAACCGGAGGACGGAGCGTGTCCTCAGTCCGAGTGCGTGAAGGTGGAGGACGTGATGCTCGTGGTGGACACGCTGCTGGACGAGACCGCTCCGGACGACAag gtgttgcGCAGTCCCACTAAGCCGACCCTGCAGGCGATGGTGTCTCACTTCCAGAAGCTGTTTGACGTTCCGGGTCTGCGCGGCGTTTACCCGAGGATGAACGAGGTTTACACTCGACTGGCGGAGATGAACAACGCCATGAGGAACCTCCGAGACATCCTGGACATGG atgacagagCGCCCCCTAGTGACGTGGTGAACACAGTGGCCAGAATCACAACTCGAGGAGGTTCTTATCAAAACCCACACGAGCTGCTCGGAACCAGTGACAtagacag CATTATAGTGAAGCTGAAGGAACATGAGGAATTCTTTCCTGCGTTTCACTCGCTGGTCCTCGAGCTGCTGAACACTCTCG gtgCTGAGAGTCTGGACGACATTTTACCTCGAGTCAGGACACTGAAATCGATGACAGAGTGA
- the mmadhca gene encoding metabolism of cobalamin associated Da, which produces MTSVLCRRAGRWIRATQSVRSLRCFSTAGSSGSDEPYVAVSSHTAVGPRTVWPDETMGPFGPQDKRFQLPGNVGFDCHLGGTGEEERTAPTQRTVPDVLTAPSNSERHEFVLAQFITEYQTKEASVWTQRVCKAEEYFTHCDVECSMHSCPELLKQELESFFPALPVSAITVVTIKQKKPTTETEPEPNTQQLLDNFINGAKEICFLLWRGGYWADFIDPSSGRAYFGTWSHDPVLQADRRRHSGFHIEDVASCRLTVHVLSDARAFTGTLITSAPSGSLIMRRLRGHTPD; this is translated from the exons ATGACGAGT GTGCTGTGCAGGCGAGCCGGCCGGTGGATCAGAGCGACTCAGAGCGTGAGGTCACTGAGGTGTTTCTCCACCGCTGGATCTTCAGGATCAGACGAGCCGTATGTAGCGGTTTCATCTCACACTGCag taggcCCCAGAACAGTGTGGCCCGATGAGACCATGGGTCCTTTCGGCCCTCAGGATAAACGCTTCCAGTTGCCGGGTAACGTGGGTTTTGACTGTCACCTGGGCGGGACGGGCGAGGAGGAGCGGACAGCACCGACCCAGCGCACGGTTCCTGACGTCCTCACGGCGCCGTCCAACAGCGAGAGACACGAGTTCGTACTGGCGCAGTTCATCACCGAGTACCAG accAAAGAGGCGTCAGTATGGACTCAGAGAGTCTGCAAAGCGGAGGAATATTTTACTCACTGCGATGTGGAGTGCTCTATGCATTCCTGTCCTGAGCTGCTGAAACAAG agctagaATCATTTTTTCCAGCTCTTCCTGTCAGTGCCATCACTGTGGTGACGATAAAGCAGAAAAAACCAACGACAGAGACAGAACCAGAACCGAACACACAACAGCTGCTAGATAAT tttattaACGGTGCTAAAGAGATCTGTTTCCTGTTGTGGAGAGGAGGATACTGGGCCGACTTCATCGACCCCTCGTCTGGGAGAGCC TATTTCGGCACGTGGTCACATGACCCGGTTCTCCAGGCGGATCGGCGCCGTCACTCCGGGTTCCACATCGAGGACGTGGCGTCCTGCAGACTCACCGTTCACGTCCTGAGCGACGCGCGCGCCTTCACGGGGACGCTGATCACCAGCGCGCCGTCCGGCAGCCTCATCATGCGGCGGCTCAGAGGACACACACCCGACTGa